A region from the Nocardioides exalbidus genome encodes:
- the lipA gene encoding lipoyl synthase, which translates to MTTAPAPEGRKLLRLEIRNAETPIEKKPEWIKTRARMGPEYTALQELVKGEGLHTVCQEAGCPNIYECWEDREATFLIGGDQCTRRCDFCQIDTGKPQPLDRDEPRRVAESVQKMQLKYATITGVARDDLPDGGAWLYAETVRAIHELNPGTGVENLIPDFNGKPDLLTEVFESSPEVLAHNVETVPRIFKRIRPAFRYDRSLDVITQARDFGLVTKSNLILGMGETRGEISQALRDLHDAGCELITITQYLRPSPRHHPVERWVKPEEFVELKAEADEIGFAGALSGPLVRSSYRAGRLYGQAMDARAAATPATA; encoded by the coding sequence GTGACGACGGCTCCAGCACCCGAAGGACGCAAGCTTCTCCGCCTCGAGATCCGCAACGCGGAGACTCCCATCGAGAAGAAGCCGGAGTGGATCAAGACCCGCGCGCGGATGGGCCCGGAATACACGGCCCTCCAGGAGCTGGTGAAGGGCGAGGGCCTCCACACGGTCTGCCAGGAAGCCGGCTGCCCCAACATCTACGAGTGCTGGGAGGACCGCGAGGCGACGTTCCTCATCGGCGGCGACCAGTGCACCCGGCGCTGCGACTTCTGCCAGATCGACACCGGCAAGCCGCAGCCGCTCGACCGTGACGAGCCGCGCCGCGTGGCCGAGTCGGTGCAGAAGATGCAGCTGAAGTACGCCACCATCACCGGCGTCGCGCGCGACGACCTGCCCGACGGTGGTGCGTGGCTCTACGCCGAGACGGTCCGCGCGATCCACGAGCTCAACCCGGGCACCGGCGTGGAGAACCTGATCCCCGACTTCAACGGCAAGCCCGACCTCCTCACCGAGGTCTTCGAGAGCAGTCCCGAGGTGCTGGCCCACAACGTCGAGACCGTGCCGCGGATCTTCAAGCGGATCCGCCCGGCCTTCCGCTACGACCGCTCGCTCGACGTGATCACCCAGGCCCGCGACTTCGGCCTGGTCACCAAGTCCAACCTGATCCTCGGCATGGGCGAGACCCGCGGGGAGATCAGCCAGGCGTTGCGCGACCTCCACGACGCCGGCTGCGAGCTGATCACCATCACCCAGTACCTCCGCCCCTCCCCGCGCCACCACCCCGTCGAGCGCTGGGTCAAGCCCGAGGAGTTCGTCGAGCTCAAGGCCGAGGCCGACGAGATCGGCTTCGCCGGCGCGCTGTCGGGCCCGCTCGTCCGCTCGTCCTACCGCGCCGGACGGCTGTACGGTCAGGCCATGGACGCGCGTGCCGCCGCCACCCCGGCGACCGCCTGA
- a CDS encoding TIGR01777 family oxidoreductase — MRVVIAGASGFLGTHLSDHLRVQGHEVTALVRRTPTTEHESQWDPAAREVDAAVIGRADAVVNLAGKSIASNPHSKAYAREVMDSRVSTTRLLAETIAAAERPPAFLAGNGISVYGDHGDAVVTEETDSAGDALLTRVAREWQAATEPAKAAGSRVCVLRTSPVMDRTSPPLKQLALLFKLGGGAKLGSGEQYMPMISLRDWVGAVTFLIGSRDVSGAFNLCCPRTPTNAEFTHELASAVHRKAFLAVPAPLMKAAAGDMAPELLGSVNARPAALERAGYDFEDEDVREVLSAALS, encoded by the coding sequence TCCGGGTTCCTCGGCACCCACCTCTCCGACCACCTGCGGGTCCAGGGGCACGAGGTGACCGCACTGGTCCGGCGGACGCCGACCACCGAGCACGAGTCGCAGTGGGACCCGGCCGCCAGGGAGGTCGACGCCGCTGTCATCGGCCGCGCCGACGCGGTGGTCAACCTCGCGGGCAAGAGCATCGCGAGCAACCCGCACTCGAAGGCGTACGCCCGCGAGGTGATGGACTCGCGCGTCTCCACCACCCGGCTCCTCGCCGAGACGATCGCGGCCGCCGAGCGACCGCCGGCGTTCCTGGCTGGCAACGGCATCAGCGTGTACGGCGACCACGGGGACGCGGTCGTGACCGAGGAGACCGACAGCGCCGGGGACGCCCTGCTCACCCGCGTCGCGCGGGAGTGGCAGGCCGCGACCGAGCCGGCGAAGGCCGCGGGGTCGCGGGTCTGCGTGCTCCGCACCTCTCCCGTCATGGACCGCACCTCGCCGCCGCTCAAGCAGCTCGCCCTGCTCTTCAAGCTCGGCGGTGGCGCGAAGCTCGGCTCTGGCGAGCAGTACATGCCGATGATCTCGCTGCGCGACTGGGTCGGCGCGGTGACCTTCCTCATCGGCTCGCGCGACGTCTCGGGCGCCTTCAACCTGTGCTGCCCACGCACGCCGACCAACGCCGAGTTCACCCACGAGCTCGCCTCGGCGGTGCACCGCAAGGCGTTCCTCGCCGTCCCGGCGCCGCTGATGAAGGCTGCCGCCGGCGACATGGCGCCCGAGCTGCTCGGCTCGGTCAACGCCCGCCCGGCCGCGCTCGAGCGGGCCGGCTACGACTTCGAGGACGAGGACGTCCGCGAAGTCCTCTCCGCCGCCCTGTCCTGA
- a CDS encoding FAD binding domain-containing protein, producing the protein MHPFTYTRVDDVEAASAAVTTDAVSRAVQQPDDTVFIAGGTTQLDLMRDGVWSPGTVVDISRLPLAEVTVEDGTLVVGAAVTMADLARHRTVVDLPVLRDSLLLAASPQLRAMATIGGNVLQRTRCRYFRDPEVTQCNKRRPGSGCAAIEGTARTHAVLGVDAGCIAVHASDLAVALVALDARVRLHGADGERTIPVAELHVRADDDPGRDNVLAPGELVTHLEVPLPDARSGYLKVRDRASYEFALTSAAVVARLEEGVLAHVAIGLGGVGSVPWRAHRAEEVLRGRPASLALFEEAAAAELADAFTVPGTAFKPELARRTLVRQLRDVTEVTA; encoded by the coding sequence GTGCACCCCTTCACCTACACCCGCGTCGACGACGTGGAGGCGGCCAGCGCGGCGGTCACGACCGATGCCGTCTCCCGCGCCGTCCAGCAGCCCGACGACACCGTCTTCATCGCCGGCGGCACCACGCAGCTCGACCTGATGCGCGACGGGGTGTGGTCACCCGGCACGGTCGTCGACATCAGTCGACTGCCTCTGGCCGAGGTCACCGTCGAGGACGGCACCCTGGTGGTCGGCGCCGCCGTCACGATGGCCGACCTCGCCCGGCACAGGACGGTGGTCGACCTTCCCGTCCTGCGCGACTCGCTGCTGCTCGCGGCCTCGCCCCAGCTGCGCGCGATGGCGACCATCGGCGGCAACGTCCTGCAGCGCACCCGGTGCCGCTACTTCCGCGATCCCGAGGTGACCCAGTGCAACAAGCGTCGCCCCGGCAGCGGATGCGCGGCGATCGAGGGGACGGCACGCACCCACGCGGTGCTCGGCGTCGACGCCGGCTGCATCGCCGTCCACGCCTCCGACCTGGCCGTGGCCCTCGTCGCGCTCGACGCCCGGGTGCGCCTCCACGGTGCCGACGGCGAGCGGACGATCCCGGTCGCCGAGCTGCACGTGCGGGCCGACGACGATCCCGGCCGCGACAACGTGCTGGCGCCCGGTGAGCTCGTCACACACCTGGAGGTCCCCCTGCCCGACGCCCGCTCCGGCTACCTCAAGGTGCGCGACCGCGCGTCCTACGAGTTCGCCCTGACCTCCGCCGCGGTGGTCGCCCGCCTCGAGGAGGGCGTGCTGGCCCACGTGGCCATCGGCCTCGGCGGCGTCGGGTCGGTGCCGTGGCGCGCGCACCGCGCCGAGGAGGTCCTGCGCGGGCGTCCGGCCTCGCTCGCGCTCTTCGAGGAGGCCGCGGCCGCCGAGCTGGCCGACGCCTTCACCGTTCCCGGCACCGCCTTCAAGCCCGAGCTGGCCCGACGCACCCTCGTGCGCCAGCTCCGCGACGTCACGGAGGTGACCGCATGA
- a CDS encoding xanthine dehydrogenase family protein molybdopterin-binding subunit yields the protein MSTATDTTAVPSTGTPVVGAGVRRVDGPLKVTGAVPYADDLAPRDALVGVLVGATIAAGEISLVDTSDALAAPGVVAVISHHDAPRVVRPDEASADDRAPRPPFQDATVRFHGDHVALVVAQTREEAVHAASLLHVTYDVTEPVVDLNDPRATRETDDPAGADSVRGDLERGLAEADVVVEADYVTGDNTNNPIGLFSACAQWDGDALHMWATTQWPFNTADCLAEAWGMAREDVRVECPYLGGGFGSGLRPWPYIHAAAMAAKVVGQPVRVVLSRPQMFTAVGHRPETVQHVRLGARRDGTLTAVEHTATIPVAVDDDNPENVVSGTRQGYAVEHLRADVDQVRLHISPPGSMRAPGEAQGNFALETALDELAVELGIDPVELRLRNDTATNPDQDDLPWSSKALDQCLRRGAEIIGWDDRDPAPRSMRDGDQLVGYGVAAVSFFYFQQPCTVRVVVHRDGTAAVHSSAMDIGTGTYTVVTQVAADRLGLELDDVEVVLGDSSLPASPPAGGSGLATAISNAVALAVAEVLDDLDLSGTPGREALARAVGDRDEVAAEATAAPPDPAEMGMSPSGAFGAKFAKVRVDADLGLVRVERLVSVIDCGQVLNERTARSQVVGGAVGGIGHALLEHTVTDLHAGPQTGRITNAHMADYLIAVNADVPDLEVEFVGGPDRLNPVGVKGVGEVGLCGVAAAIGNAVFHATGRRIRRLPITPDLLL from the coding sequence ATGAGCACCGCGACCGACACCACCGCAGTCCCGAGCACGGGCACACCCGTCGTCGGCGCGGGTGTCAGGCGCGTCGACGGCCCGTTGAAGGTCACCGGCGCGGTGCCCTACGCCGACGACCTCGCGCCCCGCGACGCCCTGGTCGGGGTGCTGGTGGGCGCGACGATCGCGGCGGGCGAGATCTCGCTGGTCGACACCAGCGACGCGCTCGCGGCTCCCGGAGTGGTGGCCGTCATCTCGCACCACGACGCGCCCCGGGTCGTACGCCCCGACGAGGCTTCCGCGGACGATCGGGCACCGCGTCCGCCGTTCCAGGACGCCACCGTCCGCTTCCACGGCGACCACGTCGCGCTGGTGGTCGCGCAGACCCGCGAGGAGGCCGTGCACGCCGCCAGCCTGCTGCACGTGACCTACGACGTCACCGAGCCGGTCGTGGACCTCAACGACCCGCGGGCCACGCGCGAGACCGACGACCCGGCGGGCGCGGACAGCGTCCGCGGCGACCTCGAGCGAGGTCTGGCCGAGGCCGACGTGGTGGTCGAGGCCGACTACGTCACCGGCGACAACACCAACAACCCGATCGGCCTGTTCTCGGCGTGCGCACAGTGGGACGGCGACGCCCTGCACATGTGGGCCACCACCCAGTGGCCCTTCAACACCGCCGACTGCCTGGCCGAGGCGTGGGGCATGGCGCGCGAGGACGTCCGGGTCGAGTGTCCCTACCTCGGCGGCGGCTTCGGATCGGGTCTGCGTCCATGGCCCTACATCCACGCCGCGGCGATGGCCGCGAAGGTCGTGGGGCAGCCGGTGCGGGTGGTGCTCAGCCGGCCGCAGATGTTCACCGCCGTCGGGCACCGGCCGGAGACGGTGCAGCACGTGCGTCTCGGCGCTCGCCGCGACGGCACCCTGACGGCGGTCGAGCACACCGCGACGATCCCCGTCGCGGTCGACGACGACAACCCGGAGAACGTCGTCTCCGGCACCCGTCAGGGCTACGCCGTGGAGCACCTGCGCGCCGACGTCGACCAGGTGCGACTGCACATCTCGCCCCCCGGATCGATGCGAGCCCCCGGTGAGGCCCAGGGCAACTTCGCCCTCGAGACCGCACTCGACGAGCTGGCCGTGGAGCTGGGCATCGACCCGGTCGAGCTGCGCCTGCGCAACGACACGGCCACCAACCCCGACCAGGACGACCTGCCGTGGTCGAGCAAGGCGCTGGACCAGTGCCTGCGCAGGGGCGCGGAGATCATCGGGTGGGACGACCGCGACCCGGCGCCCCGCTCGATGCGCGATGGCGACCAGCTCGTGGGCTACGGCGTGGCGGCCGTGTCGTTCTTCTACTTCCAGCAGCCCTGCACCGTCCGCGTCGTCGTCCACCGTGACGGCACCGCGGCCGTGCACTCCTCCGCCATGGACATCGGCACGGGCACCTACACGGTGGTCACCCAGGTGGCCGCCGACCGGCTCGGGCTCGAGCTCGACGACGTCGAGGTGGTGCTGGGCGACAGCTCGCTGCCCGCATCTCCCCCGGCCGGCGGATCGGGTCTGGCGACGGCGATCTCCAACGCGGTCGCACTGGCCGTGGCCGAGGTGCTGGACGACCTCGACCTGTCCGGCACGCCCGGTCGCGAGGCGCTGGCGCGCGCGGTGGGCGACCGTGACGAGGTCGCGGCCGAGGCCACGGCCGCGCCGCCGGACCCTGCCGAGATGGGCATGTCGCCCTCGGGCGCGTTCGGCGCGAAGTTCGCCAAGGTGCGCGTGGACGCCGACCTGGGACTGGTCCGCGTCGAGCGGCTGGTGTCGGTCATCGACTGCGGCCAGGTGCTCAACGAGCGCACCGCCCGCAGCCAGGTCGTCGGCGGAGCGGTTGGCGGCATCGGCCACGCGTTGCTCGAGCACACCGTCACCGACCTGCACGCCGGCCCGCAGACGGGGCGCATCACCAACGCGCACATGGCCGACTACCTGATCGCCGTGAACGCCGACGTGCCCGACCTCGAGGTCGAGTTCGTGGGTGGTCCGGACCGGCTCAACCCCGTAGGGGTCAAGGGGGTCGGTGAGGTCGGGCTCTGCGGTGTCGCGGCCGCGATCGGCAACGCGGTCTTCCACGCGACGGGGCGACGCATCCGCCGACTGCCGATCACGCCGGACCTCCTGCTCTGA
- a CDS encoding DUF4191 domain-containing protein: MSTPAPSAPSSRRAQIMQTYTMAKRTDPRLGLIIAGVFVLGAAVGFGLLSLLPGTGVISIIITIVGALMIGLLCALLVFGRRAQKAAYTQMEGQPAAAAGALQMLRRGWKVEPVVGFTKQQDVVHRVVGPPGIVLVGEGSSPTRVRSLLATERKKHERVAYEVPIHEVVAGRGDGEVPLPKLVRHVQKLGRSVKPAEMTDILQRLKALDAQRGKVPLPKGPVPTSMKGMRSQQRGR; this comes from the coding sequence ATGTCGACCCCCGCACCCTCCGCGCCGAGCTCCCGTCGTGCGCAGATCATGCAGACCTACACGATGGCCAAGCGCACGGACCCGCGCCTGGGCCTGATCATCGCGGGTGTCTTCGTGCTCGGCGCGGCTGTCGGCTTCGGCCTGCTGTCGCTGCTCCCCGGCACGGGTGTCATCAGCATCATCATCACGATCGTCGGTGCGCTGATGATCGGCCTGCTGTGCGCGCTGCTCGTCTTCGGCCGCCGCGCGCAGAAGGCGGCGTACACGCAGATGGAGGGCCAGCCGGCAGCCGCGGCGGGCGCGCTCCAGATGCTGCGCCGGGGCTGGAAGGTCGAGCCGGTCGTGGGCTTCACCAAGCAGCAGGACGTCGTGCACCGCGTGGTCGGACCGCCCGGCATCGTCCTGGTCGGCGAGGGCTCGAGCCCGACCCGCGTGCGGTCGCTGCTCGCCACCGAGCGCAAGAAGCACGAGCGCGTCGCCTACGAGGTGCCGATCCACGAGGTCGTCGCCGGTCGCGGCGACGGCGAGGTCCCGCTGCCCAAGCTGGTGCGCCACGTCCAGAAGCTCGGCCGCTCGGTCAAGCCGGCCGAGATGACCGACATCCTGCAGCGCCTCAAGGCGCTCGACGCCCAGCGCGGCAAGGTGCCGCTGCCCAAGGGCCCGGTCCCCACCTCGATGAAGGGCATGCGCTCGCAGCAGCGCGGCCGCTGA
- a CDS encoding RDD family protein has protein sequence MTSAVTSDLRSATWGRRILALCIDWVACLAVVEGLVATGVIAANPNGLGTLALFVVESALFTATVGGSFGKLATRLRVVRQKDPSRPVSLLAAVVRSVLVALVVPPLLTFDERGLHDLAAGTRTVAL, from the coding sequence GTGACGAGTGCTGTAACAAGCGACCTCCGGTCGGCCACGTGGGGACGCCGGATCCTGGCCCTGTGCATCGACTGGGTCGCGTGCCTGGCCGTCGTGGAGGGGCTCGTCGCGACCGGAGTCATCGCCGCCAACCCGAATGGCCTCGGCACGCTGGCGCTCTTCGTCGTGGAGTCGGCGCTGTTCACCGCGACGGTGGGCGGCTCGTTCGGCAAGCTCGCCACGCGTCTCCGGGTGGTGCGCCAGAAGGACCCGTCGAGGCCGGTCTCGCTGCTGGCGGCGGTGGTGCGCAGCGTCCTGGTCGCGCTCGTCGTACCGCCGCTGCTGACGTTCGACGAGCGCGGGCTCCACGACCTCGCCGCGGGGACGCGGACCGTGGCGCTCTAG
- a CDS encoding (2Fe-2S)-binding protein gives MSRHTVQTTINGDPHSVEVDTRRSLLDLLRDDLGLTGTQKGCDQGACGACTVHVDGRRVLSCLTLAAQVEGREVTTIEGVGSTDELHPVQQAFLDCDAFQCGACTAGQVMSAVALLDDDGWSTRDDVRELMSGNLCRCGAYPRIVDAVMSVRSAQGA, from the coding sequence ATGAGCCGGCACACAGTCCAGACGACCATCAACGGCGATCCTCACTCGGTCGAGGTCGACACGCGTCGCTCGCTGCTCGACCTGCTGCGCGACGACCTCGGCCTCACCGGCACCCAGAAGGGCTGTGACCAGGGGGCCTGCGGCGCGTGCACGGTGCACGTCGACGGGCGGCGTGTGCTCTCCTGCCTCACCCTGGCCGCGCAGGTCGAGGGCCGCGAGGTGACCACGATCGAGGGCGTCGGCTCGACCGACGAGCTCCACCCCGTGCAGCAGGCCTTCCTCGACTGCGACGCGTTCCAGTGCGGTGCGTGCACGGCCGGACAGGTCATGTCGGCCGTCGCCCTCCTCGACGACGACGGGTGGTCCACTCGCGACGACGTGCGCGAGCTGATGAGCGGCAACCTGTGCCGGTGCGGGGCCTATCCACGCATCGTGGACGCCGTCATGTCGGTCCGCTCGGCGCAGGGGGCGTGA
- the lipB gene encoding lipoyl(octanoyl) transferase LipB: MSLDQQTDTGLTYEIAGLGDDAVDYLAAWDLQRGVHVDVVAGTRPGTVLLLEHPAVFTAGKRTDDHERPLDPGAPVIDVDRGGKITFHGPGQLVGYPIVALPEHVKVVDYVRRVEEALIAVCTDFGVTTARIPGRSGVWLRADDRGPERKIAAIGIRMARGVTMHGFSLNCDVDLGWYDRFVACGIDDAGVTSLSSELGRDVTVHDVLPSVRRHLSTYLAWQPYVATPDYDARPEPAHGPRIQLVTPGGGTARATG; the protein is encoded by the coding sequence ATGTCGTTGGACCAGCAGACCGACACGGGCCTGACCTACGAGATCGCCGGTCTCGGCGACGACGCGGTCGACTACCTCGCCGCGTGGGACCTCCAGCGCGGCGTCCACGTGGACGTCGTCGCCGGCACGCGTCCCGGCACCGTCCTGCTGCTCGAGCACCCGGCCGTCTTCACCGCCGGCAAGCGCACCGACGACCACGAGCGCCCGCTCGACCCCGGCGCTCCCGTGATCGACGTCGACCGCGGCGGCAAGATCACCTTCCACGGCCCCGGCCAGCTCGTCGGCTACCCGATCGTCGCGCTCCCCGAGCACGTCAAGGTCGTCGACTACGTCCGTCGCGTCGAGGAGGCGCTGATCGCGGTGTGCACCGACTTCGGCGTCACCACCGCCCGCATCCCGGGTCGCAGCGGCGTGTGGCTGCGCGCCGACGACCGCGGCCCGGAGCGCAAGATCGCCGCCATCGGGATCCGGATGGCGCGCGGCGTGACGATGCACGGCTTCTCGCTCAACTGCGACGTCGACCTCGGCTGGTACGACCGGTTCGTCGCCTGCGGCATCGACGACGCGGGGGTCACCTCGCTCAGCTCGGAGCTGGGTCGCGACGTCACCGTGCACGACGTGCTGCCGAGCGTGCGCCGCCACCTGTCGACGTACCTCGCGTGGCAGCCCTACGTCGCGACGCCCGACTACGACGCACGGCCCGAGCCCGCGCACGGACCGCGGATCCAGCTGGTCACGCCCGGAGGCGGAACGGCCCGCGCGACGGGGTGA